One Bombilactobacillus folatiphilus genomic window, GATTGAAACACCGGTAGCCAGCCCATCCAAACCGTCAATTAAATTAACCGCATTAGTTATCGCTAAAATCCAAAAAATCGTTACTGGTAAACTTAGCCAACCTAATTGAAATGACCCTAAAAAAGGAATCACAATATAAGTCGTTTTAATACCAGCTAGAAAGTAAACAACCAAAGCGGCAATTAAGATACCCAACATTTTTTGCATAGGTTTTAATTCACGAATATCGTCAATTAAGCCTGTCAACAAAATAATACACTCGGCTAAAAAGACACTAAATAATTCATGTGTTGGGAACTGCGCCCTTAACAAAACAAATGTCGAAAAATTAAAAGCTAAAAAAATTGCTAAACCGCCTAAAGTAGGCATTGGTTTTTTATTTACTCGACGTGCGTTAGGCTTATCGACAGCGCCTAAAACAAACGCCAACTTACGCACAAAAGGAGTTATTATTGCTGCAATAAGCATCGTTAGAAACAATTTGACAATTACGCTTAACATATGGGTAGCCTGCCTCTTTCATATACATAGGAAATTATAAAGGTTACCTTATTTGAATACAACTTTAAATTGTTTCAAAGGCTTAAAAAAGCTTACGCCTTATTTGGCATAAGCAATTTTTCGAGTTTCCCGAATCACAGTAACTTTAATGTGTCCTGGATACTCCAATTCTTTTTCGATTTGATTACGAATATTTCGTGCGAGAATAGCAGTTTGATTATCAGAAATTCGTTCTGGCTTGACCATAATTCTGATTTCTCGTCCTGCTTGAATTGCATAGCTATGATCAACGCCATCATAATTATTAGCAATTTCCTCTAATTTCTCCAATCGATGAATGTAATTCTCCATTGATTCTGATCGCGCGCCTGGACGCGCAGCAGAGATTGCATCCGCAGCTGCAACTAAAACTGCAATCATTGATTGTGGTTCGACATCACCGTGATGTGAAGCAATCGTGTTAATCACAACCTTTGGTTCCTTATACTTAGTCGTGATATCAACGCCAATTTCTACGTGAGACCCTTCAATTTCATGATCCAATGCCTTACCAATATCGTGTAATAAACCTGCGCGTCGCGCCAATGTTTCATCTTCACCTAATTCAACAGCCATTGTGCCAGCTAATTTAGCAACTTCCACCGAATGACTCAATACATTTTGACCATAACTAGTTCTAAAATTCAACCTACCAATAATCTTAATCAGATCAGGGCTGATATTGTGAATTCCCAGATCATAAATCGTTTGCTCACCTAATTCGCGAATCTTGGTATCCATCTCTTTACGTGATTTATCAACCATTTCTTCAATTCGCGCAGGATGGATCCGACCATCAGAAATCAACTTCTCCAATGCAATTCGTGCAATTTCCCGACGAATTGGATCAAAACCGCTTAAAGCTACCGCTTGCGGAGTATCATCAATGATCACGTCTATCCCTGTCAATGACTCTAAAGTACGAATATTTCGACCTTCACGACCAATAATCCGTCCCTTCATTTCTTCATTTGGTAAAGAAACAGTCGTCACTGTAGTTTCAGAAACCGTATCAGCTGCACTTTGTTGAATAGCTTCCACAATAATTTGTTTTGCTTTTTTAGTTGCATCCTGTTTGGCTGATTCTTCACTAGCCTTAATTAAGTGAGCTTTTTCCTGAACCAAATGTTCATCCAACTGTTTTAGAAGATGAGACCTTGCTTGATCGTGAGTCATCGCGGCAATTTCTTCTAATTTTTTTTGCTGTTGATCTAAGGTTGAAGATACCTTTTTGGTTTGCTGTTCTAATTGTTGTTCCGTAGTATCAATTTTTTGCTCACGCTTCTCTAAAGAATGCTCACGTTGATCCAACGAACTGTCTTTATGATCCAAAACTTCTTCTCGTTGGAGCATTCGATTTTCTTGCCGTTGTAATTCTTTACGGCGATCACGCAGATCATCTTCTTGTTCTTGACGATATTTGTGACTTTGTTCGCGTGCTTCAATTAATGCCTCTTTTTTAGCCGAAGCAGCATCTTTTTTCGCAGCGTTAATGATATCTGATGCTGACTTACCTGCTTGCTTCAAACTATTTTCATAGACTTTTTTTCTAACCAAAAAACCAACTACAATACCAATAACTATTAACACCAATGCGACTACAAGGGTGGTTATTATAAACACAAAATCCCTCCAGCCATTCTAAAGTTATGATTAATCAAAAAGCGACTAACCATAGCTTCAGTCCGATAATATTAATACCGTTAAATAAAGCACCTAATAAATTAAAAATAAAATATACTTTAAAAACTTGGTACATATTAATATTATTGTTTATTACGCCAACTGTCAACGAATGATTCTCCATTTATGGACTATAAATTTCAAAAAATAAGCCAATGCGTCTCTCGTTTGTCAAACTTTAGCAATCATTAATCACTTGGTATCTAAATCCAATTCCTCAGTTTCAGTATTTTTAACCTCAACCGAAGCCCTTGACGCAACTTCTTTATCCGAATCAGTCGCAGTTTTGGCATCATCGTCCATTTGATAAGCTTGACGTACTTTTTGTTTAATTTCTGCTCTCATCTCTGGATGCTCATCAAGATACGTTTTGGCATTTTCACGTCCTTGTCCGATTCGCTCCTTATTGTAAGAATACCATGCACCACTCTTATTAACTAAATCTTTATCAACAGCCATATCTAAAATTTCACCAGTTTGGGAAATTCCATGACCATACATCATATCAACAATTGCTAATTTAAAGGGAGGAGCAACTTTATTTTTGACTACTTTAATCTTAACTTTATTTCCAATCACGTCCGAACCCTCTTTAATCTGCTCTGAACGACGCACTTCCAAACGCACTGTTGCATAAAATTTCAAAGCACGACCACCAGGAGTTGTTTCTGGATTACCAAACATGACGCCCACTTTTTCACGAATCTGATTAATAAATAAAGCGATCGTCTTACTTTTATTAATATTACCAGACAATTTACGCAAAGCTTGTGACATCATACGCGCCTGCAAGCCAACATGAGAATCGCCCATTTCCCCCTCAATTTCAGCTCGTGGAACTAAAGCTGCCACTGAATCAACAACTAAAATATCCACTGCACCACTTTTTATTAAAGCATCAGCAATTTCTAGACCTTGCTCACCAGTATCAGGTTGTGATAATAACAATTTGTCTACATCAACCCCCAAAGCTTTAGCATAAGTGGGATCCATGGCATTTTCAGCATCAATATATGCAGCCGTTCCCCCATTTTTTTGTACTTCTGCAACAGCGTGTAACGCCACTGTCGTTTTACCAGAACTTTCAGGACCATAAATTTCGACAATTCGGCCACGCGGATAACCACCAATTCCCAACGCGTTGTCTAAAGCTAACGAACCACTTGAAATTGATGAAATTTGCGTTCGAGGACTTTCTCCTAAACGCATAATTGCACCCTTACCAAAATCTTTTTCAATTTGTTTCAGAGCTTTATTTAAAGCTTCTTCGCGCCCTTTTTTTTCATTTTTATTATCTTTTGCCAAATAACTAACCTCCGCCTCGAACACTTGTTCTCATCAACAATTATTATAACTGATTTTGAATTAGAATAAAAGCCGCAATGACACTTTTTTGTCGAATCATCTGTCGAGATCCTTTCAAATGAAATCCTTGATCAAATAAACTGGTTGGGGTTTTGACGCCCACAAATACCGTTCCTGCTTCTTGATTTTCTAATCTATCTGGTCCAGCAACT contains:
- the rny gene encoding ribonuclease Y yields the protein MFIITTLVVALVLIVIGIVVGFLVRKKVYENSLKQAGKSASDIINAAKKDAASAKKEALIEAREQSHKYRQEQEDDLRDRRKELQRQENRMLQREEVLDHKDSSLDQREHSLEKREQKIDTTEQQLEQQTKKVSSTLDQQQKKLEEIAAMTHDQARSHLLKQLDEHLVQEKAHLIKASEESAKQDATKKAKQIIVEAIQQSAADTVSETTVTTVSLPNEEMKGRIIGREGRNIRTLESLTGIDVIIDDTPQAVALSGFDPIRREIARIALEKLISDGRIHPARIEEMVDKSRKEMDTKIRELGEQTIYDLGIHNISPDLIKIIGRLNFRTSYGQNVLSHSVEVAKLAGTMAVELGEDETLARRAGLLHDIGKALDHEIEGSHVEIGVDITTKYKEPKVVINTIASHHGDVEPQSMIAVLVAAADAISAARPGARSESMENYIHRLEKLEEIANNYDGVDHSYAIQAGREIRIMVKPERISDNQTAILARNIRNQIEKELEYPGHIKVTVIRETRKIAYAK
- the recA gene encoding recombinase RecA, which codes for MAKDNKNEKKGREEALNKALKQIEKDFGKGAIMRLGESPRTQISSISSGSLALDNALGIGGYPRGRIVEIYGPESSGKTTVALHAVAEVQKNGGTAAYIDAENAMDPTYAKALGVDVDKLLLSQPDTGEQGLEIADALIKSGAVDILVVDSVAALVPRAEIEGEMGDSHVGLQARMMSQALRKLSGNINKSKTIALFINQIREKVGVMFGNPETTPGGRALKFYATVRLEVRRSEQIKEGSDVIGNKVKIKVVKNKVAPPFKLAIVDMMYGHGISQTGEILDMAVDKDLVNKSGAWYSYNKERIGQGRENAKTYLDEHPEMRAEIKQKVRQAYQMDDDAKTATDSDKEVASRASVEVKNTETEELDLDTK